A window from Citrus sinensis cultivar Valencia sweet orange chromosome 3, DVS_A1.0, whole genome shotgun sequence encodes these proteins:
- the LOC102610351 gene encoding ubiquitin-conjugating enzyme E2 5, translating into MSSPSKRREMDLMKLMMSDYKVEMINDGIQEFYVHFQGPNESPYHGGVWRIRVELPDAYPYKSPSIGFVNKIYHPNIDEMSGSVCLDVINQTWSPMFDLVNVFEVFLPQLLLYPNPSDPLNGEAAALLMRDRAAYEQRVKEYREKYAKAEDIEAAPDENSSDEEMSEDEYNSSDDAMAGKADP; encoded by the exons atgtcttcaCCAAGCAAACGTCGAGAGATGGACTTGATGAAGCT GATGATGAGCGATTACAAAGTGGAGATGATCAATGATGGCATTCAGGAGTTCTATGTACATTTTCAGGGACCTAATGAAA GTCCTTATCATGGAGGTGTATGGAGGATAAGAGTTGAGCTGCCAGATGCTTATCCATATAAATCTCCCTCGATAGGCTTTGTCAATAAGATCTACCATCCGAACATTGATGAGAT GTCAGGCTCAGTTTGTTTGGATGTTATTAACCAGACCTGGAGCCCCATGTTTG ACCTAGTGAATGTGTTTGAAGTATTCCTGCCACAGCTTCTTCTTTATCCCAACCCATCAGACCCATTGAATGGTGAAGCTGCAGCACTGCTGATGCGTGATCGAGCTGCTTATGAACAAAGAGTTAAAG AGTATAGAGAGAAATATGCCAAGGCAGAAGACATAGAAGCTGCCCCAGATGAAAACTCCAGTGACGAGGAGATGAGTGAAGATGAATACAATTCTAGTGATGATGCAATGGCTGGGAAAGCTGACCCGTAG